In a single window of the Methylococcus sp. Mc7 genome:
- a CDS encoding alpha-E domain-containing protein, which translates to MAMLSRVAESLYWMSRYLERAENTARMINANANMMLDLPKDIRPSWNSLLTITDSETLFKALYPVPAESQITRFLISDARNPGSIISSLRAARENARSIRDILQREGWEQINELYLKATARVPDSESPKCRFAYLDDIILSVQGIAGLIAGTMSHDEAYEFVRLGCDLERTDMTTRILDVRWGDLSPDAKESLRPFENLLWMSVLKSMTAYHMYRRHCQTAVGRGSVVKFLMEDTLFPRSCHYCLRDMEDALDHLPQGGCVRDKLTEAIGLLQDEESRRHAELHRFIDDLQIKLGEIHDALSGCYFDVDKLSSQQVQRACCGA; encoded by the coding sequence ATGGCGATGCTGTCACGAGTCGCGGAAAGCCTCTACTGGATGTCGCGCTATCTGGAGCGGGCGGAAAACACCGCCCGCATGATCAACGCCAACGCCAACATGATGCTGGATCTCCCGAAGGACATCCGGCCGAGCTGGAATTCGCTGCTTACCATCACCGACAGCGAAACCTTGTTCAAGGCGCTCTATCCGGTTCCGGCCGAAAGCCAGATCACCCGTTTCCTGATTTCGGACGCCCGCAACCCCGGCTCGATCATCAGCTCACTGCGCGCCGCCCGCGAGAATGCCCGCAGCATCCGGGACATCCTCCAGCGTGAAGGCTGGGAGCAGATCAACGAACTCTATCTCAAGGCCACGGCACGCGTACCGGATAGCGAATCGCCGAAATGCCGCTTCGCCTATCTCGACGACATCATCCTCAGCGTACAAGGTATCGCCGGGTTGATTGCCGGCACCATGAGCCACGACGAGGCCTATGAATTCGTCCGGCTCGGCTGCGACCTGGAGCGCACCGACATGACCACCCGTATTCTCGACGTCCGCTGGGGCGATCTCTCGCCCGATGCCAAGGAAAGCCTGAGGCCCTTTGAAAACCTGCTGTGGATGAGCGTGCTGAAGTCGATGACGGCCTACCACATGTACCGGCGCCACTGCCAGACCGCGGTCGGACGCGGCTCGGTGGTGAAGTTCCTCATGGAAGACACCCTGTTTCCCCGTTCCTGCCATTACTGCCTCCGCGACATGGAGGATGCGCTCGACCATCTACCGCAAGGCGGCTGCGTCCGCGACAAACTTACCGAAGCCATCGGCCTGTTGCAGGATGAGGAATCCCGCCGGCACGCCGAGCTGCACCGTTTCATCGACGACCTGCAGATCAAGCTGGGCGAAATCCACGATGCCTTGTCCGGCTGCTACTTCGACGTAGACAAGCTGTCGTCGCAACAGGTCCAGCGCGCCTGTTGCGGCGCGTAG
- the glyS gene encoding glycine--tRNA ligase subunit beta: MAETRDLLFELGTEELPPKSLLKLSESLRDNMDAGLEKAGLSYATIEAYATPRRLALLVQGLAAAQPDQTVERRGPALNAAYDANGAPTKATEGFAKSCGVTTDQLITLKTDKGEWVGLIQEVRGKPTEALIPDIIRQSLIALPIAKRMRWGAGLAEFVRPVHWVVVIYGDGVIECEILGVAAGRTTRGHRCHAPDPIEITNPGEYAGLLTAQGHVLPDFAERRTRIEQLAVEAAATVNGKPLIDPDLLDEITALVEWPVPVLGGFEARYLALPPEVLITTMQDNQKYFPVVDADGKLLPHFITFSNVDSRRPEVVREGNERVVRPRLADAEFFWNQDRKRTLEERVEELGQVTFQNKLGSVLDKTRRVRQLAAFIAESLNVDPSFAERAALLAKADLLTHMVGEFTELQGLMGRYYALAEGEPEEVALAIEEQYLPKVSGGPLPASRTGEILALAEKIDALAGIFSIGLVPSGDRDPYALRRAALGVIRILIEKRLDLDIEVLLEKALKLLPHGFDPEATGSALLDFLYERLRGYCLEQGYRHDEFEAVLAIRPTSLVDFLGRLAAVREFRGLTAAESLAAANKRIRNILRKSGETVAANADEQILVEPSEKALLAAARQAHADILPLLHARDYTTALCRLAQLRDSVDTFFDKVMVMTEDESLRLNRLGLLALVEGLFLNIADISALQPAQ, from the coding sequence ATGGCTGAGACCCGCGACCTGCTGTTCGAACTGGGTACCGAGGAGCTGCCGCCGAAGTCGCTGCTCAAACTAAGTGAGTCGTTGCGCGACAACATGGACGCCGGGCTGGAAAAAGCCGGCCTGTCCTATGCCACCATCGAAGCCTACGCCACGCCACGCCGCCTCGCCCTGCTGGTCCAAGGCCTCGCCGCCGCCCAGCCGGACCAGACCGTCGAGCGGCGCGGCCCGGCGCTGAACGCCGCCTACGATGCCAATGGCGCACCGACCAAGGCCACCGAGGGCTTCGCCAAGAGCTGCGGCGTCACGACCGATCAGCTCATCACGCTGAAGACCGACAAGGGCGAATGGGTCGGCCTGATACAGGAGGTTCGCGGCAAACCCACCGAAGCGCTGATCCCTGACATCATCCGCCAAAGCCTGATCGCCCTGCCGATCGCCAAGCGCATGCGCTGGGGTGCAGGCCTGGCCGAATTCGTCCGCCCGGTGCACTGGGTGGTGGTGATTTACGGCGATGGCGTGATCGAGTGCGAAATCCTCGGCGTCGCCGCCGGCCGGACCACCCGCGGCCACCGCTGCCATGCGCCCGATCCGATCGAGATCACGAACCCTGGCGAATACGCCGGCCTGCTGACTGCGCAGGGCCACGTGCTGCCGGACTTCGCCGAACGCCGCACCCGCATCGAACAACTCGCCGTGGAAGCCGCCGCGACGGTGAACGGCAAGCCGCTGATCGACCCGGACCTGTTGGACGAAATCACCGCCCTGGTCGAGTGGCCGGTGCCGGTGCTGGGCGGCTTCGAGGCGCGCTATCTGGCCCTTCCGCCGGAAGTCCTGATCACCACCATGCAGGACAACCAGAAATACTTCCCGGTGGTCGATGCGGACGGCAAGCTGCTGCCCCATTTCATCACCTTCAGCAACGTCGACAGCCGCCGGCCCGAAGTCGTGCGCGAAGGCAACGAACGCGTGGTCCGGCCGCGGCTGGCGGATGCCGAATTCTTCTGGAACCAGGACCGCAAGCGCACCCTGGAAGAGCGAGTGGAAGAACTGGGCCAGGTCACCTTCCAGAACAAGCTCGGCTCCGTACTCGACAAGACCCGGCGGGTCCGGCAACTGGCGGCGTTCATCGCCGAATCCCTGAACGTGGACCCCAGCTTCGCCGAACGCGCCGCCCTGCTGGCGAAGGCCGACCTCCTGACCCACATGGTCGGCGAGTTCACCGAACTGCAGGGCTTGATGGGCCGCTATTACGCCCTGGCCGAGGGCGAGCCCGAGGAAGTCGCGCTCGCCATCGAGGAACAGTACCTGCCTAAAGTTTCCGGGGGACCTCTGCCCGCTTCGCGCACCGGCGAGATCCTGGCGCTGGCGGAAAAGATCGACGCCCTGGCCGGCATCTTCAGCATCGGCCTGGTCCCCAGCGGCGACCGCGATCCTTACGCCCTGCGCCGTGCCGCGCTGGGCGTCATCCGCATCCTGATCGAGAAACGTCTCGACCTGGATATCGAAGTCCTGCTGGAAAAGGCCTTGAAACTGCTCCCCCACGGCTTCGATCCGGAAGCGACCGGCTCGGCGCTGCTGGACTTCCTCTACGAGCGCCTGCGCGGCTACTGCCTCGAGCAGGGCTACCGCCACGACGAGTTCGAGGCCGTCCTGGCGATACGGCCGACCAGTCTGGTGGATTTCCTGGGCCGGCTCGCCGCGGTACGCGAATTCCGCGGTCTCACCGCCGCCGAGAGCCTCGCGGCGGCCAACAAGCGCATCCGCAACATCCTGCGCAAGTCCGGCGAAACCGTCGCCGCCAATGCCGACGAGCAAATCCTGGTCGAACCCTCGGAGAAAGCGCTGCTGGCAGCGGCCCGGCAGGCCCATGCCGACATCCTGCCGCTGCTGCACGCCCGCGACTACACCACGGCGCTGTGCCGGCTGGCGCAGCTGCGCGACAGCGTCGACACCTTCTTCGACAAGGTGATGGTGATGACCGAGGATGAATCCCTGCGCCTCAACCGGCTCGGCCTGCTCGCCCTGGTCGAAGGGCTGTTCCTGAACATCGCCGACATCTCCGCGCTGCAACCGGCCCAGTGA
- the gmhB gene encoding D-glycero-beta-D-manno-heptose 1,7-bisphosphate 7-phosphatase, producing MRYVILDRDGVINEDADDYIKSPEEWRPIPGSLDAIALLTRHGFRVVVLTNQSGIARRLFSPAMLEAIHDKMRTAVREAGGEIFDVFLCPHGPEDMCACRKPRPGLFRAFAEKYGVELAGVPAVGDSLRDIEAAAAAGATPMLVETGKGTRTLERNPELDVPTFPDLYAAAQHIVFSQA from the coding sequence ATGCGCTATGTGATCCTGGACCGGGACGGCGTCATCAACGAAGACGCCGACGACTACATCAAGTCGCCGGAGGAATGGCGCCCGATTCCCGGCAGCCTCGACGCCATCGCCCTCTTGACCCGCCATGGCTTCCGGGTGGTGGTGCTGACCAATCAGTCCGGCATCGCCCGCCGATTGTTCAGCCCCGCCATGCTGGAAGCGATCCACGACAAGATGCGGACGGCGGTCCGGGAAGCCGGCGGCGAAATCTTCGACGTATTCCTGTGCCCGCACGGTCCCGAAGACATGTGCGCCTGCCGCAAACCCAGGCCCGGTCTGTTCCGCGCCTTCGCCGAAAAATATGGCGTGGAACTCGCCGGCGTGCCGGCCGTCGGCGACTCGCTGCGCGACATCGAAGCGGCGGCGGCGGCGGGCGCGACACCGATGCTGGTCGAAACCGGCAAGGGCACGCGCACGCTGGAGCGGAATCCCGAACTCGACGTCCCCACCTTCCCCGACCTGTATGCAGCCGCACAACACATCGTTTTCAGCCAAGCTTGA
- the nhaD gene encoding sodium:proton antiporter NhaD: protein MLRAFALLSLFLGLPELALAEETRNLDLTAAHRGLYCVLIFIVAYAFVMTEEFTHLRKSKPVILAAGIIWAQVAYMASTAGVAAEEVHRAFEHDLKEYAELMLFLLVAMTYINAMAERNVFEALRSWLVTRKFGYRKLFWITGVITFFLSSVADNLTSALLVGAVVMAVGAKSPKFVSLGFINLVIAANAGGAFSPFGDITTLMVWQAGKAEFFDFFELFIPSVVNFVVPAAFMHFVIPNELPDFPEEEVVTMKPGALLICGLFVLTISIAVSFKQFLHLPPFLGMMVGLSILMFYGYRLKLYFPGTNGDRFDVFANVRDAEWDTLLFFFGVVFAVGGLGYIGYLELASAAMYDGLGATTANIIVGILSAVVDNIPVMFAVLNMNPEMDIYQWMLVTLTAGVGGSMLSVGSAAGVALMGTSRGMYTFFSHLKWAPAVAAGYVASIVTHYFING, encoded by the coding sequence TTGTTACGCGCATTCGCATTACTGTCGCTCTTCCTCGGGCTGCCCGAACTTGCCCTGGCGGAGGAAACCCGGAATCTTGATCTGACCGCGGCCCACCGCGGATTATACTGTGTTCTGATCTTCATCGTGGCCTATGCTTTCGTGATGACCGAAGAATTCACTCATCTTCGGAAGTCCAAGCCGGTCATCCTCGCCGCCGGCATCATCTGGGCGCAGGTCGCTTACATGGCCAGCACCGCCGGCGTCGCCGCCGAAGAGGTGCACCGGGCGTTCGAGCACGATCTCAAGGAATACGCGGAGTTGATGCTGTTCCTGCTGGTCGCGATGACCTACATCAACGCCATGGCCGAGCGCAACGTGTTCGAGGCGCTGCGTTCCTGGCTGGTGACCCGCAAATTCGGTTACCGCAAGCTGTTCTGGATCACCGGCGTCATCACCTTCTTCCTGTCCTCCGTGGCCGACAACCTGACCTCGGCCCTGCTGGTCGGTGCGGTGGTGATGGCGGTCGGCGCCAAGAGCCCCAAGTTCGTGAGCCTGGGCTTCATCAACCTGGTGATCGCGGCCAATGCGGGCGGCGCCTTCAGTCCGTTCGGCGACATCACGACCCTGATGGTGTGGCAGGCCGGAAAGGCCGAGTTTTTCGACTTCTTCGAGCTGTTCATTCCTTCGGTGGTGAACTTCGTCGTCCCGGCCGCCTTCATGCACTTCGTGATCCCGAACGAGCTGCCGGATTTTCCCGAGGAAGAGGTCGTCACCATGAAGCCCGGCGCCCTGCTGATCTGCGGCCTGTTCGTGCTTACGATCTCGATCGCCGTCAGCTTCAAGCAGTTCCTCCATCTGCCGCCGTTCCTGGGCATGATGGTCGGCCTCTCCATCCTGATGTTCTACGGTTACCGCCTCAAGCTGTACTTCCCCGGCACCAATGGCGACAGGTTCGACGTGTTCGCCAACGTCCGCGACGCCGAATGGGACACGCTGCTGTTTTTCTTCGGCGTGGTGTTCGCGGTCGGCGGCCTGGGCTACATCGGCTATCTGGAGCTGGCTTCCGCCGCCATGTACGACGGTCTGGGCGCGACCACGGCCAACATCATCGTGGGTATCCTGTCGGCCGTGGTCGACAACATCCCGGTGATGTTCGCGGTACTGAACATGAACCCGGAGATGGACATCTACCAGTGGATGCTGGTCACTCTGACCGCGGGCGTGGGCGGCTCAATGCTGTCGGTGGGATCGGCGGCCGGTGTGGCGCTGATGGGTACCTCCCGCGGCATGTACACCTTCTTCAGCCATCTGAAGTGGGCGCCCGCGGTGGCTGCAGGCTATGTCGCCAGCATCGTGACGCACTATTTCATCAACGGCTGA
- a CDS encoding 1-acyl-sn-glycerol-3-phosphate acyltransferase, with product MQPHNTSFSAKLEIILRSAVFFAGMTLSTFVISPCMIAARPFSFGVRWALANRWVRFNLWMLKTVCRLDFQVQGRENIPVQPGVILCKHQSAWETIALQVIFPPLVFILKQELLRLPIWGWAMATLEPIAINRAHKTAALKQVLNDGVKRLKEGLWVVVFPEGTRVAPGKKGHYGASGAMLAHRAGCPVVPVAHNAGEYWSRRAFLKYPGTIQVRIGPPIDAAKFDAAEITARAERWIEAQMQEISRAH from the coding sequence ATGCAGCCGCACAACACATCGTTTTCAGCCAAGCTTGAGATCATCCTGCGTTCGGCGGTGTTCTTCGCCGGCATGACCTTGTCCACCTTCGTGATCAGCCCGTGCATGATCGCCGCCCGTCCCTTCTCGTTCGGCGTGCGCTGGGCCCTGGCCAACCGCTGGGTCCGGTTCAATCTCTGGATGCTGAAGACCGTGTGCCGGCTGGACTTCCAGGTCCAGGGACGGGAAAACATACCGGTCCAGCCCGGCGTCATCCTCTGCAAGCACCAGTCGGCCTGGGAGACCATCGCCCTGCAGGTGATCTTCCCGCCCCTGGTCTTCATCCTCAAACAGGAGCTGCTGAGGCTGCCGATCTGGGGCTGGGCGATGGCGACGCTCGAGCCCATCGCCATCAACCGCGCGCACAAAACGGCGGCGCTCAAGCAGGTGCTGAACGACGGGGTGAAGCGGCTGAAGGAGGGTCTGTGGGTGGTCGTGTTCCCGGAAGGCACCCGCGTCGCCCCCGGCAAGAAGGGGCACTACGGCGCCAGCGGCGCCATGCTGGCCCACCGCGCCGGCTGCCCGGTGGTGCCGGTGGCGCACAACGCCGGCGAATACTGGAGCCGCCGCGCCTTCCTGAAGTACCCCGGCACCATCCAGGTACGCATCGGACCGCCGATCGACGCCGCCAAGTTCGACGCCGCGGAAATCACCGCCCGAGCCGAGCGCTGGATCGAAGCCCAGATGCAGGAGATCAGCCGGGCACACTGA
- the glyQ gene encoding glycine--tRNA ligase subunit alpha: MPTSNSPAAETLSFQDLILTLQRYWAEQGCVILQPLDLEVGAGTFHPATFLRAIGPEPWNTAYVQPSRRPTDGRYGDNPNRLQHYYQFQVVLKPSPPDIQELYLGSLRLLGFDLLEHDVRFVEDNWESPTLGAWGLGWEVWLNGMEVTQFTYFQQVGGLDCRPVSGEITYGLERIAMYVQGVENVYDLVWTRGPQGIVRYGDVFHQNEVEMSAFNFEHANTEFLFSAFDTYERECRQLIALGLPLPAYEMVLKASHAFNLLDARRAISVTERQRFILRVRELAKAVAEAYYQRREALGFPMLDAKEEHAHG, translated from the coding sequence GTGCCTACATCGAACTCCCCCGCCGCCGAAACCTTGAGCTTCCAGGATTTGATCCTGACCCTTCAACGCTATTGGGCCGAACAAGGCTGCGTGATCCTCCAGCCGCTGGATCTGGAGGTCGGCGCCGGAACCTTCCATCCCGCGACCTTCCTCCGCGCCATCGGCCCGGAACCGTGGAACACCGCCTACGTTCAGCCTTCTCGCCGCCCCACCGACGGCCGCTATGGCGACAACCCCAACCGGCTGCAGCATTACTATCAGTTCCAGGTGGTGCTGAAACCTTCGCCGCCCGACATCCAGGAGCTCTACCTCGGTTCGCTGCGCCTGCTGGGCTTCGACCTGCTCGAACACGACGTCCGCTTCGTCGAGGACAACTGGGAATCGCCCACGCTCGGCGCCTGGGGGCTGGGCTGGGAGGTCTGGCTGAACGGCATGGAAGTGACCCAGTTCACCTATTTCCAGCAGGTCGGCGGCCTCGACTGCCGGCCGGTCAGCGGCGAGATCACCTACGGCCTGGAGCGCATCGCCATGTACGTGCAGGGTGTGGAGAACGTCTACGACCTGGTCTGGACGCGGGGGCCGCAAGGCATCGTCCGCTACGGCGACGTGTTCCACCAAAACGAAGTCGAGATGTCCGCCTTCAATTTCGAGCACGCCAACACCGAATTCCTCTTTAGCGCCTTCGACACCTACGAGCGCGAGTGCCGCCAGCTCATCGCGCTGGGACTGCCCCTCCCCGCCTACGAGATGGTGCTGAAGGCCTCGCACGCCTTCAACCTGCTCGACGCCCGCCGAGCCATCTCGGTCACCGAGCGCCAACGCTTCATCCTGCGGGTGCGCGAACTCGCCAAGGCCGTGGCCGAAGCCTATTACCAGCGCCGGGAAGCCTTGGGGTTTCCGATGCTCGACGCCAAGGAGGAACACGCTCATGGCTGA
- a CDS encoding proteasome-type protease has product MTYCLAIKVDEGLVFASDSRTHAGVDYASVYSKMYRFDLHSDRMMVILAAGNLATTQALINLIRRDLENPGALYNLNTAAYLYDAASYIGGTSVRVQEQHASAMQRCGISGEASFILGGQIQGQAPEIYLIYPQGNYITASPDNPYLQVGETKYGKPILDRMIAPATTLEDAARCALVSIDSTMRSNISVGPPVEVAIYRRDSFAIGHYLHLDYSSPLYASIQKQWAEGIRNAFTLLPRFEWE; this is encoded by the coding sequence ATGACTTACTGCCTTGCCATCAAGGTCGACGAAGGGCTGGTATTCGCCTCCGATTCCCGTACCCACGCCGGCGTCGATTACGCCAGCGTCTACAGCAAGATGTACCGCTTCGACTTGCACAGCGACCGCATGATGGTCATCCTGGCCGCCGGCAATCTGGCGACGACGCAGGCGCTGATCAATCTCATACGACGCGATCTGGAAAATCCGGGAGCGCTCTACAATCTGAATACGGCGGCCTATTTATACGACGCCGCGTCCTACATAGGCGGAACCAGCGTGCGGGTTCAGGAGCAACACGCCAGCGCGATGCAACGCTGCGGCATTTCCGGCGAGGCCAGTTTCATCCTGGGTGGCCAGATCCAGGGGCAGGCGCCGGAAATCTATCTCATCTATCCTCAGGGCAACTACATCACGGCCTCGCCCGACAATCCCTATCTGCAGGTCGGCGAGACCAAGTACGGCAAGCCGATTCTCGACCGGATGATTGCCCCGGCCACGACGCTCGAAGACGCGGCGCGCTGCGCCCTGGTCTCCATCGATTCGACCATGCGCAGCAACATCTCGGTCGGTCCGCCGGTGGAGGTTGCCATCTACCGGCGGGATTCCTTCGCCATTGGCCATTATCTCCACTTGGATTATTCCAGCCCCCTCTACGCTTCGATCCAGAAACAATGGGCGGAAGGCATACGCAACGCGTTCACCCTGCTGCCGCGGTTCGAGTGGGAATAA
- a CDS encoding aminotransferase class I/II-fold pyridoxal phosphate-dependent enzyme: MNRRPHEAGQATRGAGHGGCLADAIRPFHVMEILARARQLEASGRSIVHLEIGEPDFPTPEAVNAAAVRFLAGGQVRYTPAAGLPELRERIAGYYAERYGVAVAPQRIFLTPGASGAFSLALAVALSPGRRVMLADPGYPCYSNFVRLYSGDPHAVPVGPEQEFHLNAASCRAHRGGDVPVAISASPSNPTGTVMRAAVLRELVEWFEAEQGILISDEIYHGLEYGGRSASALEFGEHAFVVNSFSKYFGMTGWRLGWVVVPEAYTAAVERVAQNIFISAPTISQYAALAAFSEECLAELERRRRAFEARRDFLWGELVKLGFGVPVQPSGAFYIYADCSPFTEDSAEFASSLLERAGVAVTPGKDFGAQAPERYLRFAYTADVPVLREAVERIRRFVAG; the protein is encoded by the coding sequence ATGAACCGGCGACCGCATGAGGCTGGTCAGGCAACAAGGGGGGCGGGACATGGCGGCTGTCTTGCCGACGCCATCCGGCCGTTCCACGTCATGGAGATCCTGGCGCGCGCCAGGCAGTTGGAGGCGTCCGGGCGTTCCATCGTCCACCTCGAGATCGGCGAGCCGGATTTCCCGACGCCCGAGGCGGTGAACGCGGCGGCGGTCCGCTTCCTGGCCGGCGGACAGGTACGCTACACCCCCGCCGCCGGATTGCCCGAACTTCGGGAACGCATTGCGGGATACTACGCCGAACGCTACGGTGTGGCGGTCGCGCCGCAGCGGATATTCCTCACCCCCGGCGCGTCGGGCGCGTTTTCCCTGGCGCTGGCCGTTGCCTTGTCACCCGGCCGGCGGGTCATGCTGGCCGATCCCGGCTATCCCTGTTATTCCAATTTCGTGCGGCTGTATTCGGGGGATCCGCACGCCGTGCCGGTCGGGCCGGAGCAGGAGTTCCACCTGAATGCCGCCTCGTGTCGGGCGCATCGCGGTGGAGACGTACCGGTGGCGATCAGCGCCTCACCCTCCAACCCGACCGGTACGGTCATGCGTGCCGCGGTATTGCGGGAACTGGTGGAATGGTTCGAGGCCGAGCAGGGCATCCTGATTTCGGACGAGATTTACCACGGGCTGGAATACGGTGGACGCTCGGCCAGCGCGCTGGAGTTCGGCGAGCATGCGTTCGTCGTCAACAGCTTCTCGAAATATTTCGGCATGACCGGCTGGCGCCTGGGTTGGGTCGTCGTGCCGGAGGCATACACGGCGGCCGTGGAGCGGGTGGCCCAAAACATCTTCATTTCGGCGCCCACGATATCGCAGTACGCGGCGCTGGCGGCATTCTCGGAAGAGTGCCTCGCCGAATTGGAACGCCGCCGGCGGGCTTTCGAAGCGCGCCGTGATTTCCTTTGGGGGGAGCTGGTGAAGCTGGGGTTCGGGGTGCCCGTTCAGCCGTCCGGCGCATTCTACATCTATGCCGACTGCTCGCCGTTTACCGAGGACAGCGCGGAGTTCGCCTCGTCCCTCCTGGAGCGGGCCGGCGTTGCGGTGACGCCGGGCAAGGACTTCGGCGCCCAGGCACCGGAGCGCTATCTGCGTTTCGCCTACACGGCCGACGTTCCCGTGCTGCGGGAGGCTGTCGAGCGGATTCGCCGTTTCGTCGCCGGCTGA
- a CDS encoding circularly permuted type 2 ATP-grasp protein has translation MSLALQDYPNPECFDELIDDDGAARPHARALFDHLDSFSETDIQERKAAAEAEILSMGITFTVYCENEGSIDRAWPFDIIPRLIRAAEWRTVERGLKQRTRALNLFIDDVYHGQNVVRDGVFPLELLADSRNFRPECVGIDPPLGVWAHICGTDLVKDKDGRFYVLEDNLRVPSGVSYMLENRLVMKRVLPELFESYAIAPVDDYPSQLRQCLASLAPVANPQIVVLTPGVYNSAYFEHAYLAQQMGAELVEGRDLVVGDDDCVYMRTIEGLHRVDVVYRRIDDLFLDPEAFNPESVLGVPGLMRAWKQGNVALANAPGAGVADDKVVYTYVPDIIRYYLNEEPILPNVPSYRCVDPEECRYVLEHLDRLVVKPANESGGYGMLIGPKASPEERTEFAERIRRDPRNYMAQPMLTLSTAPTLVDHRAEPRHLDLRPFILSGRDTYVTNGGLTRVALKKGSTVVNSSQGGGSKDTWIIDGKGA, from the coding sequence ATGAGCTTAGCCCTGCAAGACTACCCCAACCCGGAATGTTTCGATGAGTTGATCGACGATGACGGCGCCGCCCGGCCCCATGCCCGCGCGCTGTTCGACCATCTCGACAGTTTCTCCGAAACGGACATCCAGGAGCGCAAGGCCGCAGCCGAGGCCGAAATCCTGAGCATGGGCATCACCTTCACGGTGTACTGCGAGAACGAAGGCTCCATCGACCGCGCCTGGCCGTTCGACATTATTCCCCGGCTCATCCGCGCCGCCGAATGGCGAACCGTCGAACGGGGACTGAAACAGCGCACCCGCGCGCTCAACCTGTTCATCGACGACGTCTACCATGGCCAGAACGTCGTGCGGGACGGCGTGTTCCCCCTCGAATTGCTGGCCGATTCCAGGAATTTCCGCCCCGAGTGCGTGGGCATCGACCCGCCGCTCGGCGTCTGGGCCCATATCTGCGGCACCGACCTGGTCAAGGACAAGGATGGTCGGTTCTATGTGCTGGAAGACAATCTGCGGGTGCCCTCCGGCGTCTCCTACATGCTGGAGAACCGCCTGGTGATGAAGCGGGTGCTGCCCGAGCTGTTCGAATCCTATGCCATTGCCCCGGTCGACGACTACCCGTCACAGCTCCGCCAGTGCCTGGCATCGCTGGCACCCGTCGCCAATCCGCAGATCGTGGTGCTGACGCCGGGCGTCTACAACTCGGCCTATTTCGAGCACGCCTATCTTGCCCAGCAGATGGGCGCCGAACTGGTGGAAGGACGCGACCTCGTGGTCGGCGACGACGACTGCGTCTATATGCGCACCATCGAAGGGCTGCACCGGGTCGACGTGGTGTATAGACGTATCGATGACCTGTTCCTGGACCCTGAAGCTTTCAACCCGGAATCGGTGCTCGGCGTGCCGGGCCTGATGCGGGCCTGGAAGCAAGGCAATGTCGCGCTGGCCAACGCACCGGGCGCGGGTGTGGCGGACGACAAGGTGGTCTACACCTATGTTCCCGACATCATCCGTTATTACCTGAACGAGGAGCCCATCCTGCCCAATGTGCCCTCGTACCGCTGCGTCGATCCAGAGGAATGCCGCTACGTGCTGGAGCACCTCGACCGTCTGGTGGTCAAGCCGGCCAACGAATCGGGCGGCTATGGCATGCTGATCGGCCCCAAGGCCAGCCCGGAGGAGCGCACGGAGTTCGCCGAACGCATCCGCCGCGATCCCCGCAACTACATGGCGCAGCCCATGCTCACCCTCTCCACCGCCCCTACCCTGGTCGACCATCGGGCCGAACCGCGCCATCTCGACCTGCGCCCCTTCATCCTGAGCGGCCGGGATACCTACGTGACCAACGGCGGCCTGACGCGGGTCGCCCTCAAGAAAGGCTCGACCGTGGTGAACTCGTCCCAGGGCGGCGGCAGCAAGGACACCTGGATCATCGACGGGAAAGGAGCCTGA